In Hydractinia symbiolongicarpus strain clone_291-10 chromosome 4, HSymV2.1, whole genome shotgun sequence, the following proteins share a genomic window:
- the LOC130641082 gene encoding beta-1,4-N-acetylgalactosaminyltransferase bre-4-like, giving the protein MISSYIIKELTTRQKTLLIPFLLILLLTLSFIYTYTMFLHQIQNINIQLTQRVDISNRDVEIGTTIDVERSLMYNTLTPDDSLKDKNTQFGKPAKDCINAERIKLFDSSPEKDYMKTSVEINTYIQRICDHKILDSCTAKLKGRLQVNTSTVSMMQLKNMDSLSSVQNGGWWQPKLCLAKKNVAIIIPYKDREEHLAIFLRHLHPILQRQKLHYRIFAVEQEDEYKFNRGKLLNVGFREALKFFPYDCFVFHDVDLLPEDDRNTYDCSSSPQHLCVALDKFEYKLLYDELFGGVEMFTQEHFKLVNGFSNSFWGWGAEDDNLYKRLTWKGLQLWRPSTQYARYKMLKHVDKEASADPERFTKREESYKHFVTDGLVNLQYDIQDIQELPFYTLIKVNLRKDKDKMFGIKDFPSN; this is encoded by the exons ATGATCTCATCATATATCATCAAAGAACTGACCACGCGTCAAAAGACTTTACTAATACCATTTCTGCTGATACTTCTTCTCACTCTTTCATTTATATACACATATACAATGTTCCTCCATCAAATACAAAACATCAACATTCAACTAACTCAACGAGTGGACATTTCTAACAGAGACGTAGAAATTGGCACAACAATTGATGTTGAAAGATCGTTGATGTATAACACGTTGACACCAGATGACTCTTTGAAGGACAAAAACACTCAGTTTGGAAAACCTGCAAAGGACTGTATAAATGCTGAGAGAATCAAGTTATTTGACAGTTCGCCTGAGAAAGATTATATGAAAACAAGTGTGGAGATAAATACGTATATCCAAAGAATATGTGACCACAAAATCTTGGACAGTTGCACAGCTAAACTAA AGGGAAGACTACAGGTTAACACCTCTACCGTATCAATGATGCAATTGAAAAATATGGACAGTCTTTCATCTGTGCAAAATGGTGGATGGTGGCAGCCAAAACTTTGCTTAGcaaagaaaaat GTTGCAATCATTATCCCATATAAAGATCGAGAAGAACATCTAGCAATCTTTCTCAGACATTTACATCCAATCTTGCAGCGTCAAAAGTTACATTACAGAATTTTTGCTGTTGAGCAG GAAGACGAATACAAGTTCAACAGAGGGAAACTTCTCAACGTGGGTTTTCGAGAAGCTTTAAAGTTCTTCCCTTATGACTGTTTCGTGTTTCACGATGTTGACCTGTTACCAGAAGATGACCGAAACACTTACGACTGCAGCTCATCACCGCAACACTTATGTGTTGCATTAGACAAATTTGAATACAA ATTGCTGTATGATGAATTATTCGGAGGGGTGGAGATGTTTACACAGGAACATTTCAAATTGGTCAATGGCTTTTCAAATTCATTTTGGGGCTGGGGTGCTGAGGATGATAATTTATATAAAAG ACTAACATGGAAAGGCTTGCAACTATGGCGACCTTCGACACAATATGCAAGATATAAAATGCTAAAGCATGTTGACAAAGAGGCAAGCGCTGACCCAGAAAG atTTACTAAACGAGAAGAGTCATACAAACATTTTGTCACAGATGGATTAGTAAACCTTCAATACGATATCCAAGACATTCAAGAGCTACCATTTTACACGCTCATTAAAGTTAACCTTAGAAAAGATAAGGATAAGATGTTTGGAATAAAAGACTTTCCAAGTAAttga